The following coding sequences are from one Ruminococcus flavefaciens AE3010 window:
- a CDS encoding YbaB/EbfC family nucleoid-associated protein, producing the protein MKARIPKNINAGGAQNMNQMIKQAQKMQDQITELQEDIEAREFSATAGGGAVEVTITGKKTIKSLTLKPEVVDPEDIDMLQDLIISAVNEAVNNVETTTETEMGKITGGVSLPGLF; encoded by the coding sequence ATGAAAGCAAGAATACCAAAGAATATCAACGCAGGCGGCGCTCAGAACATGAACCAGATGATAAAGCAGGCTCAGAAGATGCAGGATCAGATCACTGAGCTCCAGGAAGATATCGAAGCAAGAGAGTTCTCCGCTACAGCAGGCGGCGGTGCAGTTGAGGTCACTATCACAGGCAAGAAGACTATCAAGTCTCTCACACTCAAGCCCGAGGTAGTTGATCCCGAGGATATCGATATGCTCCAGGATCTCATCATCAGTGCTGTAAACGAAGCTGTAAACAACGTTGAGACTACTACAGAGACAGAAATGGGCAAGATCACAGGCGGAGTATCTCTCCCCGGTCTTTTCTGA
- the dnaX gene encoding DNA polymerase III subunit gamma/tau, protein MYKALYRKWRPMTFDDVISQQYTTEALKNQIISGKTAHAYLFTGSRGTGKTTCARILAKAVNCRNMKNGNPCLECDICRDADSGALTDIVEIDAASNNGVDNIRDLRDAAVYTPERGAYKIYIIDEVHMLSAGAFNALLKIMEEPPPYVKFILATTEIHKVPATIVSRCQRYDFRRIKAEDIAARISYIAQQEELNLTEDGAAMIAKLADGGMRDAVSLLDQCSVCAETINAEAVSNAAGIAGRDYLYDMLDAVSDSDTPKALSITADLYDMSKDLTRLCEELITQLRNVMLIKASPDTADKLIVCMPDELERLKAIAEKSDLPTVMDRLSALQECRERMQRAMNKRVEFEMSLIKLCGNVKNTAESIDNSEIYDKIKQLEDKINTVPRAVPTADRQAPEQPEVLEASAVPADEKIIPTIDIKKLKAEDIIPCERWNDILDEFRNINPAVAGSLDGSFAGTAGNYIFITAQNRFFMELFKVKENANSLGAAIAKVLGQRFIIKARCATTVTEQKNLAESLIKKAMDSQIETAVENQ, encoded by the coding sequence GTGTACAAGGCGCTTTACCGCAAATGGCGTCCCATGACCTTTGACGACGTCATATCCCAGCAATACACCACAGAAGCTCTGAAAAACCAGATAATCAGCGGAAAGACCGCCCATGCATACCTTTTCACAGGCTCACGCGGAACAGGTAAGACCACCTGTGCCCGTATCCTTGCAAAAGCCGTGAACTGCCGCAACATGAAAAACGGCAATCCCTGTCTCGAATGTGACATCTGCCGTGACGCAGACAGCGGCGCTCTCACCGATATCGTCGAGATTGACGCGGCTTCAAACAACGGCGTAGACAATATCCGCGACCTCCGCGATGCGGCAGTATATACTCCCGAGCGGGGCGCATATAAGATATACATCATCGACGAGGTGCACATGCTCTCCGCAGGCGCTTTCAATGCCCTGCTGAAAATCATGGAGGAGCCGCCCCCGTATGTGAAGTTTATTCTCGCCACCACCGAGATACACAAGGTACCTGCCACGATCGTTTCACGCTGTCAGCGCTACGATTTCCGCAGGATAAAGGCGGAGGACATCGCCGCAAGAATAAGCTATATCGCTCAGCAGGAGGAGCTGAACCTCACCGAGGACGGCGCGGCTATGATAGCGAAGCTTGCCGACGGCGGTATGCGTGACGCAGTATCTCTCCTCGACCAGTGCTCGGTGTGCGCTGAGACCATAAACGCCGAGGCTGTCTCAAATGCCGCAGGCATCGCAGGCAGAGACTACCTCTATGATATGCTGGACGCTGTATCGGACTCCGATACGCCAAAGGCTCTTTCCATAACCGCAGACCTCTACGATATGTCCAAAGACCTGACAAGGCTCTGCGAGGAGCTAATAACTCAGCTCCGCAACGTCATGCTCATAAAGGCTTCGCCCGATACCGCTGACAAGCTCATCGTTTGTATGCCCGACGAGCTGGAGCGCTTAAAGGCTATTGCAGAAAAGTCCGACCTGCCCACAGTTATGGACAGGCTGTCAGCTTTACAGGAGTGCCGCGAGCGCATGCAGAGGGCTATGAATAAGCGTGTAGAGTTTGAGATGTCTCTCATAAAGCTTTGCGGAAATGTAAAGAATACTGCTGAAAGTATTGACAATTCTGAAATATATGATAAAATAAAACAGTTGGAGGATAAGATCAACACAGTCCCGAGAGCTGTACCGACAGCAGATCGGCAGGCTCCCGAGCAGCCCGAGGTGCTTGAAGCAAGTGCCGTTCCTGCGGACGAGAAGATAATCCCCACTATCGACATCAAGAAGCTGAAAGCCGAGGATATCATTCCCTGTGAACGCTGGAACGATATACTTGACGAGTTCAGAAATATCAATCCTGCCGTTGCAGGAAGCCTTGACGGCTCCTTTGCAGGCACAGCAGGAAACTATATCTTTATCACAGCTCAGAACCGCTTCTTCATGGAGCTGTTCAAGGTCAAGGAGAACGCCAATTCCCTCGGCGCGGCTATTGCCAAGGTGCTGGGACAGCGCTTCATAATCAAGGCAAGGTGCGCGACTACCGTAACGGAGCAGAAGAACCTTGCGGAGAGCCTAATCAAAAAGGCTATGGACAGCCAGATAGAAACAGCTGTGGAGAATCAGTAA
- a CDS encoding tetratricopeptide repeat protein produces MFRSILAARTKRVLLCFWRSIPKALAASFVFSIFIFAAMTIAGERETGFPFVIMDMAVFFVFHWVCFSFAEIIRYKKSIFHQFDDDLIGNAFTGINRKSRRFEKGLNLFHKNNFRMALEAFTDLGREENGLSKQETAVNEFYRGRCYDILDAYPNAIICYKNAQENGFYIPELPIFIARCYSVNGDPKRAMAIYESLMEEKDYKYSNKLRCEMGNVYLKEYDGEEALRWFNDSIERHEDYANALGGAAIANVLLGKYEEAEKLYKLAITHNIDNPVDFIKYYKGTVALQKDEFIKKL; encoded by the coding sequence ATGTTCCGTTCTATACTTGCAGCACGGACAAAGCGAGTCCTGCTGTGTTTCTGGCGCAGTATCCCGAAGGCTCTTGCGGCTTCCTTTGTGTTTTCGATCTTCATCTTCGCAGCAATGACCATTGCAGGCGAGAGGGAGACCGGCTTCCCGTTTGTCATCATGGATATGGCGGTATTCTTTGTGTTTCACTGGGTATGCTTTTCATTCGCCGAGATAATAAGATACAAAAAGAGCATATTCCACCAGTTCGACGACGACCTCATCGGCAACGCCTTTACGGGGATAAACCGCAAGTCAAGGCGCTTCGAGAAAGGCCTGAACCTGTTCCACAAGAACAACTTCCGTATGGCGCTGGAGGCTTTCACAGACCTCGGCAGAGAGGAAAACGGGCTTTCAAAGCAGGAGACTGCCGTAAACGAGTTCTACCGCGGACGCTGCTACGATATCCTTGACGCCTATCCCAATGCTATAATATGCTATAAGAACGCTCAGGAGAACGGCTTCTATATTCCCGAGCTGCCTATCTTTATAGCGCGGTGCTACTCCGTAAACGGCGACCCTAAGCGCGCCATGGCTATCTATGAGAGCCTTATGGAGGAGAAGGACTACAAATACAGCAATAAGCTCCGCTGCGAAATGGGAAACGTATACCTTAAAGAGTACGACGGAGAAGAAGCTCTCAGGTGGTTCAATGATTCCATTGAGCGGCATGAGGACTACGCAAACGCTCTCGGCGGCGCGGCGATCGCAAACGTGCTCCTCGGGAAATACGAGGAAGCGGAAAAGCTCTATAAGCTGGCGATAACCCATAATATCGACAATCCCGTGGACTTTATCAAATACTACAAGGGAACAGTCGCCCTGCAAAAGGACGAATTCATAAAAAAACTGTAA
- a CDS encoding glycosyltransferase family 2 protein: MVVPCYNEQEMLPETSKQLKAKYTALMEQGLISRESRIVFVNDGSSDRTWSIIKELHRTEPQFFSGIDLAHNSGHQNAVLAGLMTVKDICDMCITMDADLQDDINTIDEMVKKYYEGNQVVYGVRSARDTDTFFKKTTAEGFYKFMKAMGTDVIYNHADFRLMSRRVLQELSGFKEVNLFLRGMVPLIGFRNCKVYYERHERAAGESKYPLKKMLSFAINGITSFSTKPLKMITGLGLIMSAVSIIAFIWAFITKIVGFTEHGWSSTMCSIWLIGGLQLFCLGIIGEYIGKIYAEVKQRPRYIIAEFLSDAAKEEK; encoded by the coding sequence ATGGTAGTACCCTGCTACAATGAACAGGAAATGCTCCCCGAGACCTCAAAGCAGCTCAAAGCGAAGTACACCGCTCTCATGGAACAGGGGCTGATCTCCCGTGAAAGCCGCATAGTATTCGTAAACGACGGCTCCTCAGACCGGACATGGAGCATTATAAAAGAGCTCCACCGCACCGAGCCGCAATTCTTCTCGGGTATCGACCTCGCCCACAACAGCGGTCACCAGAACGCTGTCCTGGCAGGACTCATGACCGTCAAGGATATATGCGATATGTGCATAACCATGGACGCAGACCTGCAGGACGATATCAACACCATCGACGAAATGGTAAAGAAGTACTATGAAGGCAATCAGGTGGTATACGGCGTAAGGAGTGCCCGCGACACCGATACATTTTTCAAGAAGACCACTGCCGAGGGCTTCTACAAGTTCATGAAAGCCATGGGCACGGACGTTATCTACAACCACGCAGACTTCCGCCTTATGAGCAGAAGAGTTTTACAGGAGCTTTCGGGCTTCAAGGAGGTCAACCTTTTCCTCCGCGGAATGGTGCCGCTTATAGGCTTCCGGAACTGTAAGGTCTATTATGAGCGCCATGAGAGAGCCGCAGGCGAGAGCAAGTACCCTCTGAAAAAAATGCTCTCCTTTGCAATAAACGGCATTACCTCATTCAGCACAAAGCCGCTGAAAATGATAACAGGTCTCGGACTTATAATGTCCGCAGTCAGCATAATCGCCTTTATATGGGCATTCATCACTAAGATAGTGGGCTTCACCGAGCACGGCTGGTCAAGTACCATGTGCTCAATATGGCTCATCGGAGGCTTGCAGCTCTTCTGTCTCGGTATCATAGGCGAGTACATAGGCAAGATATATGCCGAGGTAAAGCAGCGTCCGCGGTATATCATAGCGGAGTTCCTCAGCGACGCCGCAAAGGAAGAAAAATAA
- a CDS encoding DUF2726 domain-containing protein — MNGNELLALLFIAAVTAFCIWLYRRLHKPDITKLYNAKTVLTDREYEFYKRLKPLADEYGLSIFTKVRLADLIEPKPKAENPFWMECFNKIKAKHIDFALADDETSIVALIELDDTSHARPDRVERDDFVNAVLENTGYTLLRTYGELDVIEEYLR, encoded by the coding sequence ATGAACGGAAACGAACTTCTTGCACTTCTATTTATTGCAGCTGTCACAGCCTTTTGCATATGGCTTTACAGGCGGCTGCACAAGCCCGATATAACCAAGCTCTACAACGCAAAGACCGTTCTCACCGACCGTGAGTATGAGTTCTACAAGCGGCTGAAGCCTCTTGCGGACGAGTACGGGCTCAGCATTTTCACAAAGGTGAGGCTTGCAGACCTTATCGAACCCAAGCCAAAAGCCGAGAATCCATTCTGGATGGAGTGCTTCAACAAAATAAAGGCAAAGCATATAGACTTCGCTCTTGCGGACGATGAGACGTCCATAGTGGCGCTCATTGAGCTTGACGACACGTCACATGCCCGTCCCGACCGCGTTGAGCGCGATGACTTCGTGAATGCGGTGCTGGAGAATACGGGGTATACTCTGCTCCGAACCTACGGCGAGCTGGACGTTATCGAAGAATATTTACGGTGA
- a CDS encoding phenylacetate--CoA ligase family protein, whose translation MQISQAQLDLVNDRIRALVEAGSFYGKKLKEAGITHVDSPEDFTKLPFSEKKDLRDAYPLGLMTAPENEIVRIHSSSGTTGTPVIIPYTAKDVDDWAIMFKRCYETAGITNMDRIQITPGYGLWTAGIGFQNGAEKLGAMVIPMGPGNTDKQLQMMQDMESTVLCSTSSYALLLAEEIQKRGIKDKIHLKKGVIGSERWSDKMRERIHNELGIELFDIYGLTEIYGPGIGINCPGETAMHYWDDYLYIEIIDPKTGEPVPDGELGEIVITTLVKEGAPLIRYRTHDLSRIVPGKCKCGRCYPRIDVIMGRTDDMMKIKGVNVFPSQIEEVLATFDEISSEYQIRISHLDGKDTMRIYVESTGDVDFETLSKKIAEKVKSRIGFTPIVKVVEVGVLPRSMKKTARVIDERFD comes from the coding sequence ATGCAGATCTCACAGGCACAGCTCGACCTCGTTAACGACCGTATCCGCGCTCTCGTTGAAGCAGGCAGCTTCTACGGAAAAAAACTCAAGGAGGCAGGCATCACTCACGTTGATTCGCCCGAGGACTTCACAAAGCTCCCGTTCTCCGAGAAAAAGGACCTCCGCGACGCTTATCCTCTGGGACTTATGACAGCTCCCGAGAACGAGATCGTCCGTATCCACTCATCATCGGGAACTACAGGTACTCCCGTTATCATTCCCTACACAGCCAAGGACGTTGACGACTGGGCTATCATGTTCAAGCGCTGCTACGAGACAGCAGGCATCACAAATATGGACCGTATACAGATAACCCCGGGCTACGGTCTCTGGACAGCAGGTATAGGCTTCCAGAACGGCGCCGAGAAGCTTGGCGCTATGGTTATCCCTATGGGTCCCGGAAACACCGACAAGCAGCTCCAGATGATGCAGGATATGGAGAGCACAGTTCTCTGCTCCACATCTTCATATGCACTTCTCCTTGCCGAGGAGATACAGAAGCGCGGCATCAAGGACAAGATACACCTGAAAAAGGGAGTTATCGGCTCCGAGCGCTGGAGCGACAAGATGCGTGAGCGTATCCACAACGAGCTTGGCATAGAGCTCTTCGACATCTACGGACTTACTGAGATATACGGCCCCGGTATCGGTATCAACTGCCCGGGCGAGACCGCTATGCACTACTGGGACGACTATCTCTACATCGAGATAATCGACCCCAAGACAGGCGAGCCCGTTCCCGACGGCGAGCTTGGCGAGATAGTTATAACTACTCTCGTTAAGGAGGGTGCTCCCCTTATCAGATACAGAACTCACGACCTGTCAAGAATAGTGCCCGGCAAGTGCAAGTGCGGACGCTGCTACCCGAGAATAGACGTTATCATGGGACGTACCGACGACATGATGAAGATAAAGGGCGTAAACGTATTCCCAAGCCAGATAGAGGAAGTTCTTGCAACATTTGATGAAATATCCAGCGAGTACCAGATACGTATCTCACATCTTGACGGCAAGGATACTATGCGTATCTACGTTGAATCCACAGGCGATGTGGACTTTGAGACTCTCAGCAAAAAGATAGCTGAAAAGGTAAAGAGCCGCATCGGCTTCACACCTATCGTAAAGGTAGTCGAGGTAGGCGTGCTCCCGAGAAGCATGAAGAAAACTGCCCGTGTTATCGACGAGAGATTCGACTGA
- a CDS encoding indolepyruvate oxidoreductase subunit beta, with protein MQSNILICGVGGQGIVLTSKLIAATAMEHDIPVMSAETIGMAQKGGSVFSFLRLGDDLYCPMFPEKTADIIIGFEPAEAVRMLPYLKDGGQVVVNTHPIMPVTATLSGSDYTGQEMIDYLRRNVKNVLLVDGTKACEEIGSPKVLNMIMLGASVRNDVLPFSVDDIEETMKKTVKPQFVEMNSKALRWS; from the coding sequence ATGCAGAGTAATATCCTTATATGCGGCGTAGGCGGTCAGGGTATCGTCCTCACCTCGAAGCTCATAGCAGCTACTGCCATGGAGCATGATATCCCTGTAATGAGCGCCGAGACTATCGGTATGGCTCAGAAGGGCGGAAGCGTTTTCAGCTTCCTGAGACTGGGCGATGATCTTTACTGCCCCATGTTCCCCGAAAAGACTGCGGATATAATTATCGGCTTCGAGCCTGCGGAGGCAGTTCGTATGCTTCCCTATCTCAAAGACGGCGGACAGGTGGTAGTCAATACCCACCCAATAATGCCCGTAACAGCTACACTCAGCGGCTCCGACTACACAGGACAGGAAATGATAGACTATCTCCGGCGCAATGTGAAGAACGTTCTTCTCGTTGACGGCACTAAGGCATGTGAGGAGATAGGCTCCCCGAAGGTGCTCAATATGATAATGCTGGGAGCTTCCGTCCGCAACGACGTTCTGCCCTTCTCGGTGGACGATATCGAAGAGACCATGAAAAAGACGGTAAAGCCTCAGTTCGTGGAAATGAACTCAAAGGCGCTCCGCTGGAGCTGA
- the iorA gene encoding indolepyruvate ferredoxin oxidoreductase subunit alpha, whose product MHKEFLMGNAAIARGAVAAGLNLVSGYPGTPSTEVLETTAKVNDGSIYVEWSVNEKAALELGAGAAYSGARSMVTMKQVGLNVASDPLMSLAYIGVKGGMVILVADDPGPISSQTEQDTRHFASFSKLPCFDPSSVQEAYDMIQEAFEYSEKYHTPVLFRPTTRVCHGYASIEVKDKEEYKVNKPEGFVKDSSKWVIFPRLSYNAHIHIEERNVELSQVFSDYKRNIITETGDKGCRRGIATHGISYTYVMEALRGKNAPRVFKVSTPFPFPEQAAVKFLEGLDEVLCIEELDPIIERELTYICGKYHLNTKILGKLTHHVKTAGENTCASVAVNIADFMGWEKPAAAETEAPPALPVRPPVLCAGCPHRASFFAVKEAMKGKKSVFCGDIGCYTLGNAMPLDMVDTCLCMGAGVNITQGIGKIEPDTNCFAFVGDSTFFASAITGAVNAVYNQADMTLVVLDNSTTAMTGHQPHPGTGRTMMGEVVEKVSIQEVLKGVGVKTVETVNPLELNKAIDTVKRVSAEKGVKAIVFKSPCAVLIKGNKPAVIDSAKCTSCKKCIKTLGCPGIVFRDGSVTIENSLCTGCGLCSQVCPFGAIGGGEDAE is encoded by the coding sequence ATGCACAAGGAATTTTTAATGGGCAATGCTGCTATTGCCCGCGGTGCTGTTGCGGCAGGTCTGAACCTTGTTTCGGGCTACCCCGGTACTCCCTCAACGGAAGTGCTTGAAACCACCGCAAAGGTCAACGACGGCTCGATATACGTTGAGTGGTCGGTAAACGAAAAGGCTGCTCTGGAGCTGGGAGCAGGCGCTGCCTACAGCGGAGCCCGTTCAATGGTCACCATGAAGCAGGTGGGACTCAATGTAGCCTCAGACCCCCTTATGAGCCTTGCTTATATCGGCGTCAAGGGCGGTATGGTCATACTTGTTGCCGACGACCCGGGACCCATATCCTCTCAGACCGAGCAGGATACACGCCATTTCGCTTCATTCTCAAAGCTTCCCTGCTTCGATCCGTCGTCCGTTCAGGAAGCCTATGACATGATACAGGAAGCCTTTGAGTATTCCGAAAAATACCATACTCCCGTGCTTTTCAGACCGACTACAAGAGTCTGTCACGGCTACGCTTCTATCGAAGTCAAGGACAAGGAGGAGTACAAGGTAAACAAGCCCGAGGGCTTCGTGAAGGACTCCTCAAAGTGGGTAATATTCCCCCGTCTTTCTTATAATGCACATATACATATCGAGGAGCGCAATGTGGAGCTCTCTCAGGTATTCTCCGACTACAAGCGCAATATCATCACTGAGACTGGTGATAAGGGCTGTCGCAGGGGTATCGCTACCCACGGTATCAGTTACACCTACGTAATGGAAGCTCTCCGCGGAAAGAACGCTCCGAGAGTATTCAAGGTGTCAACGCCTTTCCCCTTCCCCGAGCAGGCTGCTGTGAAGTTCCTCGAGGGACTTGACGAGGTGCTCTGTATCGAGGAGCTTGACCCCATCATCGAGCGCGAGCTCACATACATATGCGGAAAGTATCATCTGAATACCAAGATACTGGGCAAGCTCACCCACCATGTAAAGACCGCTGGCGAGAACACCTGCGCTTCTGTGGCTGTGAATATTGCCGATTTCATGGGCTGGGAGAAGCCTGCCGCTGCTGAAACGGAAGCTCCCCCTGCACTTCCCGTAAGACCGCCCGTGCTCTGTGCAGGCTGTCCACACAGAGCTTCATTCTTTGCCGTAAAGGAAGCAATGAAGGGCAAGAAGTCCGTATTCTGCGGCGATATCGGCTGCTATACCCTCGGTAACGCAATGCCTCTTGATATGGTTGATACTTGCCTCTGTATGGGCGCAGGCGTGAACATCACTCAGGGTATCGGCAAGATAGAGCCCGATACAAACTGCTTTGCATTCGTGGGCGACTCCACGTTCTTCGCTTCTGCTATCACGGGAGCTGTAAACGCTGTGTACAATCAGGCGGATATGACACTGGTAGTCCTCGACAACTCCACAACTGCCATGACAGGTCATCAGCCGCACCCGGGCACAGGCCGCACCATGATGGGTGAGGTAGTCGAAAAGGTAAGCATACAGGAAGTCCTCAAGGGCGTGGGCGTAAAGACCGTTGAGACTGTAAATCCTCTTGAACTCAATAAGGCTATCGATACAGTCAAGCGTGTTTCCGCCGAAAAGGGCGTAAAGGCTATCGTGTTCAAGTCTCCCTGCGCTGTGCTTATCAAGGGCAACAAGCCTGCCGTTATCGACAGCGCAAAGTGTACCTCCTGCAAGAAGTGCATAAAAACTCTCGGATGTCCCGGTATCGTATTCAGGGACGGCAGTGTAACTATAGAAAATTCTCTCTGTACAGGCTGCGGGCTTTGTTCGCAGGTATGTCCTTTCGGAGCAATAGGAGGTGGCGAAGATGCAGAGTAA
- a CDS encoding CDP-alcohol phosphatidyltransferase family protein → MIGYYNYTVILTYMSLVSSVIGMLFAVGYGGTRPHPEYAIICLMVSGLCDMFDGKVARTKKDRTESEKKFGIQIDSLCDAVCFGVLPAVIGYSVGMKDWCDLPILVLFPLCAVIRLAYFNVAEEERQKKTAENRKVYEGLPVTSVALIIPLLYSFHKDIGGDWFPEVYGGALLLIAIAFITRFKVKKPSMKTMLCFIGIGVVELIWMLYKTKTK, encoded by the coding sequence ATGATTGGATATTATAACTATACGGTTATTCTTACATATATGAGCCTCGTTTCTTCCGTTATCGGCATGCTTTTCGCAGTCGGCTACGGCGGCACGAGACCTCACCCCGAATATGCCATAATATGCCTTATGGTGTCGGGTCTGTGTGATATGTTTGACGGTAAGGTTGCCCGTACAAAAAAAGACCGTACCGAGAGCGAGAAAAAATTCGGCATACAGATAGACTCTCTCTGCGACGCTGTCTGCTTCGGAGTTCTTCCCGCAGTAATAGGCTATTCAGTGGGCATGAAGGACTGGTGTGATCTGCCTATCCTTGTACTTTTCCCGCTGTGCGCTGTCATAAGACTTGCCTACTTCAATGTAGCCGAGGAGGAGCGTCAGAAAAAGACTGCCGAGAACCGAAAGGTCTATGAGGGTCTGCCCGTTACCAGCGTTGCGCTGATAATACCGCTGCTGTACAGCTTCCACAAGGACATCGGCGGAGACTGGTTCCCGGAGGTCTACGGCGGAGCACTGCTGCTCATCGCTATCGCTTTCATCACCCGATTCAAGGTGAAAAAGCCGAGCATGAAGACCATGCTGTGCTTCATCGGGATCGGCGTTGTGGAGCTCATATGGATGCTCTATAAGACCAAAACCAAATAA